A DNA window from Pseudodesulfovibrio thermohalotolerans contains the following coding sequences:
- a CDS encoding HDOD domain-containing protein has translation MNDDVRRKMLEAVERMPAFPESVHQVVELAGDINCSQKDLVEVIKLDPVFTLKILRLVNSPFFGLSREISSISHASVYLGLNTLKNVALGLAAVGAIPKSASRRMDMGAFWLHSLAVAACASMLGRRLGVPRDDAADYFAAGLLHDIGKVVFALYMPDEYATIASECAEPGTVLHRCELKTIGITHADIGGLLAGKWHLPGELREAIATHHSLGDGGDSLVNDCLFAANQISKKLSFGSAGNYEVEPLPPGVADRFGVTMDELVADLPSLGEEVENARIFIKLGEAR, from the coding sequence ATGAACGACGACGTCAGACGGAAAATGCTTGAAGCCGTGGAGAGGATGCCCGCCTTTCCCGAAAGCGTGCACCAGGTCGTGGAATTGGCCGGGGATATCAACTGTTCCCAAAAGGATCTGGTTGAGGTCATCAAGCTGGACCCCGTCTTCACGCTCAAAATCCTGCGTCTGGTCAATTCTCCTTTTTTCGGGCTGTCCCGCGAAATTTCATCCATCAGTCACGCCAGTGTCTATCTCGGGCTGAACACGCTCAAGAATGTGGCCCTGGGGCTGGCCGCAGTGGGGGCCATACCCAAGTCCGCGTCCCGGCGGATGGATATGGGCGCGTTCTGGCTTCATTCCCTGGCCGTGGCCGCCTGCGCCTCCATGCTCGGCCGCAGGCTCGGCGTTCCCCGCGACGATGCGGCCGATTATTTCGCGGCGGGCCTGCTGCACGATATCGGCAAGGTTGTCTTCGCCCTGTATATGCCGGACGAGTACGCGACCATCGCCAGCGAATGCGCGGAGCCGGGCACCGTCCTGCACCGTTGCGAGTTGAAGACCATAGGGATTACCCATGCCGACATAGGCGGGTTGCTGGCCGGGAAATGGCATCTGCCCGGTGAACTTCGGGAAGCCATCGCCACCCACCATTCCCTCGGCGATGGCGGGGATTCCCTGGTCAACGACTGCCTGTTCGCCGCCAACCAGATAAGCAAGAAACTTTCCTTCGGCTCGGCCGGAAACTACGAAGTGGAGCCGCTGCCCCCCGGGGTGGCCGACCGTTTCGGCGTGACCATGGACGAGCTTGTCGCGGATCTGCCTTCCCTGGGCGAGGAAGTGGAGAACGCACGCATTTTCATCAAGCTTGGGGAGGCCCGCTGA
- a CDS encoding MBL fold metallo-hydrolase, with translation MRIRFRGTRGSLPVPGPKTVRYGGNTTCIEVRGDHGGLLILDAGTGIRGLGRELVAEGVASCDIFITHLHWDHISGLPFFLPLFLPGRRVTLYGPADPLNMTGIEAVLDRQMEYPFFPVRAAELSADLECRTLADGETVDLGFARVSPLLMNHPAPNFGYLVQCDGKSMFFTGDHEPFVNIYSPEDRDFEMYASLVEQRNRTILDRLRGVDLLVVDAQYTSEEFAVKRGWGHGSMDSALEMARDAGAGLVVLTHHDMERTDEDLDELEARLRARWKGSGVRFELAREGMELEL, from the coding sequence ATGCGTATTCGGTTCCGAGGCACGCGCGGCTCACTGCCTGTTCCCGGACCGAAAACCGTCCGGTACGGAGGCAACACCACCTGCATTGAGGTGCGGGGGGACCACGGCGGGCTGCTCATCCTCGACGCGGGAACCGGCATCCGGGGGCTGGGACGGGAGCTGGTCGCCGAAGGGGTCGCGTCCTGCGATATTTTTATTACCCATCTCCATTGGGATCATATCTCCGGGTTGCCGTTTTTTCTCCCGCTTTTCCTGCCCGGCCGCCGCGTGACCCTTTACGGTCCCGCCGATCCCCTGAACATGACCGGCATCGAGGCCGTGCTGGACCGGCAAATGGAATACCCGTTTTTCCCGGTGCGAGCGGCCGAACTTTCCGCCGATCTCGAATGCCGCACTCTGGCCGACGGCGAGACCGTTGACCTGGGGTTCGCCCGGGTCTCTCCGCTGCTCATGAATCACCCCGCGCCGAATTTCGGCTATCTGGTGCAATGCGACGGCAAATCCATGTTTTTCACCGGCGACCATGAGCCGTTCGTCAACATCTACTCGCCGGAAGACAGGGATTTCGAGATGTATGCGTCCCTGGTGGAACAGCGCAATCGGACCATTCTCGACCGTTTGCGAGGCGTTGATCTGCTTGTGGTGGACGCCCAGTACACCTCGGAGGAGTTCGCCGTTAAGCGGGGGTGGGGGCACGGCTCCATGGATTCCGCTCTGGAAATGGCCCGCGACGCAGGTGCCGGGCTTGTCGTGTTGACCCATCACGACATGGAGCGCACGGACGAGGACCTGGACGAACTTGAAGCCCGTTTGCGGGCCAGATGGAAGGGGAGCGGCGTGCGTTTCGAGCTGGCCCGGGAGGGCATGGAGCTCGAACTGTAG